The segment GCTAAAAATTGCTATATCTGGTTATCCTACAGAGATATATTGGATCAGAAAAAAGGCGAAGACTGATTCTATTTAAATGAGAACCAGAACTTCGCTCTTTTTCATCTATTAAACTCGATCGTTTTCAGGCTGTCTTGATAGCATTGGAATGAACTTCAAGCAGTAAATAGCAGCAATACCTACTACTACGTAAATGATTTTCGCTAGGATCTCTGTTGATCCGCCAGCGATAGAAGCAACTAAATCATACTCAAAAAGTCCCACCAACAACCAATTGATTCCACCGATAATTAATAAAATCAGCATCGTAATATCCAAATATTTCATTATTTTTCCTCCTTTTTGACTGATTTCAGGGTACCATAGTGGATAAAAGCGTCATAATCATCTGCTTGTTCAAAGATTCTTTATATGGATATGCGCCTCAGCGTGAGAAAAAGTGAACTTTCAAATAGATGTTCTATAAAAAAGTAATCAATAAGATTTCCATCTGACTGAAAAGGATAGTACGCAAACACACCTTCCACTGACTTTTAATGGAAGGTGTGTTTTTGTGGAATACTGTTATCTTTGAGTGTTCAAAAAACTTTCTAAATTAGGGTCTTGTCTATATTTGATGGATGCAATTTTGTCTTTATCTATGATCACTTTTGCTAAATCGATTTGATTGATGCTTGCGATAGCCAGCGTGTAATGGACCACATCCGCCAATTCTTTTTCCAACGAGGTATCTCCGGTATTCATTTTCCGGCCGTCTAATTGATTGAGGGCTTCGGCGACTTCACCGATCTCTTCTACTAATTTCATGAAAAGGCTGGTTGTTTCAACTTTTCCTTCGTACTTTAATGATAAATATTTTTGCAGAATATCAAAGGTCAGTTCTGGTTTATTAGATCTATTTTGCATGGCGCACGTCCTTTTTTCTTTAGTATAACAAAAGAATTTTATTGTCGCCTAAGTTTCTTAGAGAGACTTACATTTTTGAATAGGGAACCTGTGATCATCATTTTATCCTATTAAAAATCATGTATCGCTAAAACTTCAAAAGTGACAAAATGTCACTCGTGCGCTATACTGTTTTTCGGTGACAAATTGTCACTCGTTAGCAATCAAAATCAAGGAGGAAAAAATAGATGTTTTTAGCAATGAAGGAAATCCGTTATTCAAAATTGCGTTACGGCTTGATTATCGGCATTATGTTTTTAGTTGCGTATGTCGTGTTCATGTTATCGGGTCTAGCCAACGGACTTGCAGAAGAATTCAAAAAAGCGATCGATGATTGGGACGGCGAAGAGATCGTTTTGTCGGAAGATGCCAATCAGGTATT is part of the Enterococcus mediterraneensis genome and harbors:
- a CDS encoding DUF378 domain-containing protein, with the translated sequence MKYLDITMLILLIIGGINWLLVGLFEYDLVASIAGGSTEILAKIIYVVVGIAAIYCLKFIPMLSRQPENDRV
- a CDS encoding MazG nucleotide pyrophosphohydrolase domain-containing protein gives rise to the protein MQNRSNKPELTFDILQKYLSLKYEGKVETTSLFMKLVEEIGEVAEALNQLDGRKMNTGDTSLEKELADVVHYTLAIASINQIDLAKVIIDKDKIASIKYRQDPNLESFLNTQR